From one Liolophura sinensis isolate JHLJ2023 chromosome 10, CUHK_Ljap_v2, whole genome shotgun sequence genomic stretch:
- the LOC135476544 gene encoding transmembrane protein 199-like gives MARESEVKLTDTIRKALQDAVDDSRISNMDKMTFKNILNEEGCGQKTIPFKTVRNLSKALTTAGKKVYIHELLKGSDVHLPSVDIPKRSPELEARLERLRTEAANREYEQMVGSIVPKSSPLDFSIGEDVKAINRQMTAVFNFVITVVAAFMFGYKGSELLLGVSNVAQKLTYGLVLGMAVFFADLYFLVKHTK, from the exons ATGGCACGCGAGTCAGAAGTGAAGTTGACAGACACAATTCGCAAAGCCCTCCAAGATGCTGTCGACGATAGTAGAATTTCAAATATGgacaaaatgacatttaaaaatatactgAACGAAGAGGGCTGTGGGCAGAAAACAATTCCCTTCAAAACAGTGCGAAACCTTTCCAAGGCATTGACTACCGCAG gaaagaaagtatacatacatgagtTATTAAAAGGAAGTGATGTCCATCTTCCATCAGTTGATATTCCTAAAAGG AGCCCAGAATTAGAGGCTAGGTTAGAGAGGCTGAGGACAGAAGCCGCAAACAGAGAGTATGAACAAATGGTGGGGAGCATTGTGCCCAAG TCAAGCCCCTTGGATTTCTCAATTGGGGAAGATG TCAAGGCCATAAACAGACAGATGACAGCTGTGTTTAACTTCGTCATCACTGTTGTGGCAGCGTTTATGTTTGGTTACAAAGGCTCCGAGTTGTTGTTGGGTGTCTCCAATGTTGCTCAG aaactGACATATGGACTGGTTTTAGGGATGGCAGTGTTTTTTGCAGATCTGTACTTTTTAgttaaacacacaaaatga
- the LOC135477187 gene encoding ketosamine-3-kinase-like, which produces MEEVIKEALGTQTLTRLGVGGSGCINKGEGYQTDQGKVFIKENSAKGARQMFDGEFESLKALHSTQTVKVPQPVKVIDKPGGGALLVAEFMDMGHGLSKFSALLGKQLARLHLHNSEVGELQKKQESSVHVSHQVEHIDKFGFHVPTCCGYIPQENTWNEDWIKFYAQKIEYQVKKVEEDHGDREVRELWSLALIKVPSLFKNVEVKPALLHGDLWGGNAAETTTEPVIFDPASFYGHSEYDLAIARMFGGFSESFYSGYFNILPMAPGYRKRLSLYKFFHYINHWNHFGDGYRSSAIQTLQSVLH; this is translated from the exons ATGGAGGAGGTGATTAAGGAGGCTCTGGGGACACAGACTCTAACTCGGCTGGGGGTGGGAGGGTCAGGCTGTATCAACAAAGGAGAGGGCTATCAGACTGACCAGGGGAAAGTCTTCATCAAAGAAAACTCAGCAAAAGGC GCAAGACAGATGTTTGATGGAgaatttgaaagtttgaaagcTCTCCACTCCACACAGACCGTAAAAGTGCCTCAGCCTGTAAAG GTGATTGACAAGCCAGGGGGCGGGGCATTGTTGGTGGCAGAATTCATGGATATGGGTCATGGCCTGTCAAAATTTTCAGCTCTGCTCGGGAAGCAGCTGGCCAG ACTTCATCTCCACAATTCAGAGGTGGGTGAATTGCAGAAGAAACAGGAGAGCTCTGTTCATGTTAGCCACCAGGTGGAGCACATTGACAAATTCGGCTTCCATGTTCCTACCTGCTGTGGTTACattccacaagaaaacacatggAATGAGGATTGGATT AAGTTCTATGCCCAGAAGATAGAATATCAAGTGAAAAAGGTGGAAGAAGAT catggtgacagagaagtgcGTGAACTCTGGTCCTTAGCGTTGATCAAAGTGCCTTCACTGTTCAAAAATGTAGAAGTAAAACCTGCTCTTCTCCACGGAGACCTCTGGGGAGGTAATGCTGCAGAGACTACCACAGAGCCAG TAATCTTTGACCCTGCGAGCTTTTACGGCCACTCTGAGTATGATCTGGCCATCGCTCGGATGTTCGGTGGATTCAGCGAGAGCTTCTATTCAGGCTACTTCAACATCCTGCCAATGGCTCCTGGCTACAGGAAAAGATTGAGCCTCTACAAGTTCTTCCATTATATTAACCACTG GAACCACTTTGGCGATGGCTACAGGTCTTCAGCCATTCAGACACTGCAGTCAGTGTTACACTGA
- the LOC135477186 gene encoding WD repeat and SOCS box-containing protein 1-like isoform X1 has protein sequence MRQRSNSSFRAAQSDDIDHAKSVGVLQSTNHGPHFGLVKTGSETWSCAWSPDGLYFAWSSGNRKVHLVPWNQSKQCLVRDDPYDTEGRRCDQPARVLDCGDYVWSLDIGTGHSYPSRKGQSSLWRRFSFSDEIILAVGLQKGHIKLWDCRTGQLLMELLDHKDIVRNLHFAPDHSLLLVSASRDGTLKLWDLNDDGNMMKTLRGDAKWVNGCAWSPDATMLAGVGNFKSVIIWDMKLKTIVRKLVGHLHDVSACKFSPDGALLATASFDTRVIIWDPYIGDILLQLHHLYPPPSPIFAGGANDHYVRGLSVSCDGLHLSTVAEDGYVRFWDLEDFADPILVGSVNNAVCCSYSPDGTVVAVGDTNGSVEFFAAPQEVPTLQHCTRMTIRRRVPSTKIDMLFLPLRVKEYLKYKI, from the exons ATGCGCCAAAGAAGTAATTCAAGCTTCCGAGCCGCCCAATCTGATGACATTG ATCATGCCAAGTCTGTGGGGGTACTACAGTCTACTAACCATGGCCCCCACTTTGGGCTGGTAAAGACCGGCAGCGAGACCTGGTCATGTGCCTGGTCACCTGACGGTCTCTACTTTGCCTGGTCCAGCGGTAATCGTAAGGTGCACCTCGTCCCATGGAACCAGTCCAAGCAGTGCCT tgtgAGAGATGACCCTTACGATACAGAGGGCAGACGATGTGACCAGCCGGCTCGGGTCCTCGACTGTGGGGATTATGTGTGGTCGCTGGACATTGGCACTGGTCACTCCTACCCGTCAAGGAAAGGCCAGTCCTCGCTGTGGCGGCGATTCTCCTTCTCTGATGAGATTATCTTAGCTGTAGGGTTACAGAAAGGCCACATCAAGCTATGGGACTGTCGCACAG GTCAACTGTTAATGGAGTTATTGGACCATAAGGACATTGTTCGTAACCTGCATTTTGCTCCTGACCATAGCCTCCTCCTGGTCTCTGCATCGCGGGACGGGACACTCAAACTCTGGGATCTCAATGATGATGGGAACATGATGAAGACGCTGCGTGGAGACGCCAAGTGGGTGAACGGCTGCGCTTGGTCGCCAGACGCTACAATGTTGGCTGGCGTTGGAAACTTCAAGTCT GTGATAATCTGGGACATGAAACTGAAGACAATAGTGCGGAAGTTAGTCGGCCATCTTCATGATGTGTCAGCCTGTAAATTCTCACCAGACGGTGCTCTGCTGGCGACGGCATCATTCGACACACGAGTGATAATCTGGGATCCTTACATTGGAGATATCCTCTTACAGCTTCA CCACCTATATCCTCCGCCCAGCCCTATCTTCGCAGGAGGTGCTAATGATCACTATGTGCGCGGGTTGTCAGTCTCCTGTGATGGGCTCCACCTCTCCACAGTAGCTGAGGATGG ATATGTGAGATTCTGGGATCTGGAAGACTTTGCTGACCCTATTCTTGTTGGGAGCGTGAACAACGCAGTTTGCTGCTCCTACTCACCAGATGGCACAGTTGTAGCTGTTGG AGATACGAATGGATCGGTGGAATTTTTCGCTGCCCCTCAAGAGGTTCCCACCCTCCAGCACTGTACCCGCATGACAATACGAAGACGTGTTCCCTCCACCAAGATAGACATGCTGTTCTTACCGCTACGTGTTAAAGAGTACCTGAAATACAAGATCTGA
- the LOC135477186 gene encoding WD repeat and SOCS box-containing protein 1-like isoform X2, whose amino-acid sequence MRQRSNSSFRAAQSDDIDHAKSVGVLQSTNHGPHFGLVKTGSETWSCAWSPDGLYFAWSSGNRKVHLVPWNQSKQCLVRDDPYDTEGRRCDQPARVLDCGDYVWSLDIGTGHSYPSRKGQSSLWRRFSFSDEIILAVGLQKGHIKLWDCRTGQLLMELLDHKDIVRNLHFAPDHSLLLVSASRDGTLKLWDLNDDGNMMKTLRGDAKWVNGCAWSPDATMLAGVGNFKSVIIWDMKLKTIVRKLVGHLHDVSACKFSPDGALLATASFDTRVIIWDPYIGDILLQLHHLYPPPSPIFAGGANDHYVRGLSVSCDGLHLSTVAEDGRKKSEFPAIIIVAS is encoded by the exons ATGCGCCAAAGAAGTAATTCAAGCTTCCGAGCCGCCCAATCTGATGACATTG ATCATGCCAAGTCTGTGGGGGTACTACAGTCTACTAACCATGGCCCCCACTTTGGGCTGGTAAAGACCGGCAGCGAGACCTGGTCATGTGCCTGGTCACCTGACGGTCTCTACTTTGCCTGGTCCAGCGGTAATCGTAAGGTGCACCTCGTCCCATGGAACCAGTCCAAGCAGTGCCT tgtgAGAGATGACCCTTACGATACAGAGGGCAGACGATGTGACCAGCCGGCTCGGGTCCTCGACTGTGGGGATTATGTGTGGTCGCTGGACATTGGCACTGGTCACTCCTACCCGTCAAGGAAAGGCCAGTCCTCGCTGTGGCGGCGATTCTCCTTCTCTGATGAGATTATCTTAGCTGTAGGGTTACAGAAAGGCCACATCAAGCTATGGGACTGTCGCACAG GTCAACTGTTAATGGAGTTATTGGACCATAAGGACATTGTTCGTAACCTGCATTTTGCTCCTGACCATAGCCTCCTCCTGGTCTCTGCATCGCGGGACGGGACACTCAAACTCTGGGATCTCAATGATGATGGGAACATGATGAAGACGCTGCGTGGAGACGCCAAGTGGGTGAACGGCTGCGCTTGGTCGCCAGACGCTACAATGTTGGCTGGCGTTGGAAACTTCAAGTCT GTGATAATCTGGGACATGAAACTGAAGACAATAGTGCGGAAGTTAGTCGGCCATCTTCATGATGTGTCAGCCTGTAAATTCTCACCAGACGGTGCTCTGCTGGCGACGGCATCATTCGACACACGAGTGATAATCTGGGATCCTTACATTGGAGATATCCTCTTACAGCTTCA CCACCTATATCCTCCGCCCAGCCCTATCTTCGCAGGAGGTGCTAATGATCACTATGTGCGCGGGTTGTCAGTCTCCTGTGATGGGCTCCACCTCTCCACAGTAGCTGAGGATGG GAGGAAAAAATCAGAATTTCCAGCAATTATAATAGTGGCCTCGTGA